A portion of the Streptomyces platensis genome contains these proteins:
- a CDS encoding glycosyltransferase family 2 protein: MRRRIIIVTAVHPPSAHFLPDAYRSLCQQELPDGWEWHWVIQEDGTSDAVAPHVPDDARVTFRQGRAGGPGVARTIALAHAEGEYLKVLDADDQLAPGALARDLAALESDPGLGWATSRVLDLLPDGSTAGFPGDPEPGPVERGAVLDYWKANGFRAQVHPATLFMRRDLVLALGGWMALPASEDTGLLLALNATSRGWFSSEVGLHYRKWPGQATSQASHTQAAEREARMAVVEARARELARLNWGYPGVG; the protein is encoded by the coding sequence GTGCGCCGGCGCATCATCATCGTCACCGCCGTCCATCCGCCCTCGGCACACTTCCTGCCGGACGCCTACCGGTCGCTCTGCCAGCAGGAGCTCCCCGACGGGTGGGAATGGCACTGGGTCATCCAGGAGGACGGCACCAGCGACGCGGTCGCCCCCCATGTCCCCGACGACGCGCGGGTGACGTTCCGGCAGGGGCGGGCCGGTGGCCCCGGCGTCGCCCGCACCATCGCCCTCGCGCACGCGGAGGGTGAGTACCTCAAGGTCCTGGACGCCGATGACCAGTTGGCGCCCGGTGCACTGGCCCGTGACCTGGCCGCCCTCGAAAGCGACCCCGGCCTCGGCTGGGCGACGTCCCGCGTCCTCGATCTGCTGCCCGACGGCTCCACCGCCGGCTTCCCCGGCGACCCCGAGCCCGGGCCGGTCGAGCGCGGAGCCGTGCTCGACTACTGGAAGGCGAACGGCTTTCGCGCCCAGGTCCACCCGGCGACGCTCTTCATGCGCCGCGACCTGGTGCTCGCCCTCGGCGGCTGGATGGCCCTGCCGGCCTCGGAGGACACCGGCCTGCTGCTCGCCCTCAACGCCACGAGCCGCGGCTGGTTCTCCTCCGAAGTGGGCCTCCACTACCGGAAGTGGCCCGGCCAGGCGACCAGCCAGGCATCCCACACCCAGGCCGCCGAACGTGAGGCCCGTATGGCGGTCGTGGAGGCCAGGGCACGGGAGCTGGCGCGGCTGAACTGGGGCTATCCGGGGGTCGGTTGA
- a CDS encoding FkbM family methyltransferase — protein sequence MSNTLSKTLSKTLSNALRDTLRETLLTLGRGYLRDAPGSLGKAALATCCLNPWLRQRPRQRVVRTRFGAAMAVDTQDLIQRFVYMFGVWEPHMTHWLKRRLRPGDTYIDVGANVGYFSLLAAQLVGERGRVVAIEASPTFHARILQHAALNDCHHLRAVNTAVADERKTVTLIRASSNNMGAASIVPYGGPAEDIREIEARPLPDLLDPDEVASARVIKIDVEGAEGGVIRGLAPLLDALRPDAEITVEVTPERMAALGESPEELLKTMREHGFHVYRLPNSYDPGSYPAAMRRSGGVPVRWRHPVVEESDLIFSRVDAETLP from the coding sequence ATGAGCAACACCCTGAGCAAGACCCTGAGCAAGACCCTGAGCAACGCCCTGAGAGACACCCTGAGGGAGACCCTGCTGACCCTCGGGCGCGGATATCTGAGGGACGCCCCCGGATCGCTGGGCAAAGCGGCACTCGCCACGTGCTGCCTCAATCCGTGGTTACGGCAGCGCCCGCGCCAGCGGGTCGTCCGCACCCGATTCGGCGCCGCGATGGCCGTGGACACACAGGATCTGATCCAGCGCTTTGTGTATATGTTCGGCGTGTGGGAGCCGCATATGACGCACTGGCTGAAGCGCCGGCTCCGCCCCGGGGACACGTATATCGACGTCGGCGCCAATGTCGGTTACTTCAGCCTGCTCGCCGCACAGCTCGTGGGGGAGCGGGGCCGGGTGGTGGCGATCGAGGCCTCGCCGACCTTTCACGCCAGAATCCTCCAGCATGCCGCGCTCAACGACTGCCACCACCTCCGCGCCGTCAACACCGCGGTCGCCGACGAGCGGAAGACGGTGACCCTCATCCGTGCGAGCTCGAACAACATGGGGGCGGCCAGCATCGTCCCGTACGGGGGCCCCGCCGAGGACATCCGCGAGATCGAGGCACGCCCGCTCCCCGACCTTCTCGACCCGGACGAGGTCGCGTCCGCCCGGGTGATCAAAATCGATGTGGAGGGCGCTGAGGGCGGTGTGATCCGCGGCCTGGCCCCCCTGCTCGACGCACTCCGGCCGGACGCGGAGATCACCGTGGAGGTGACCCCGGAGCGGATGGCGGCGCTGGGGGAGTCGCCCGAGGAACTGCTCAAGACGATGCGGGAGCACGGGTTTCACGTCTACCGCCTCCCCAACAGCTATGACCCGGGGAGCTATCCGGCGGCGATGCGCCGGTCGGGGGGCGTGCCGGTGCGGTGGCGGCACCCGGTGGTCGAGGAGAGCGATCTGATCTTCTCGCGGGTCGATGCGGAAACGCTCCCCTGA
- a CDS encoding GntR family transcriptional regulator: MAVAYERIADELRAAIRTGELKPGDRLPAESKLAERFRRSVPTVREALRALRDEGLIEKQHGRGNFVRRPRTPALRSNLRHQWEKDRAREPLAKRAQTGATEHDTGLAVGDLVFHASYRTIEAHRDLAEAFGLPEGTTLLERTYRTRYAAENAPFSLVTSYLVHDLIARNPALLDESNEPWPGGSQSQLYSVGIELDRVEERVTARPPTPEEAAELELPPGTSVLALRKTSIDVDDRVVDVSDVVLPGDRTELLFTTPLERW, from the coding sequence ATGGCAGTGGCGTACGAGCGGATCGCGGACGAGCTCCGCGCGGCCATCCGTACGGGTGAGCTGAAGCCCGGGGACAGACTGCCGGCCGAGTCGAAGCTCGCCGAACGGTTCCGGCGCAGCGTGCCGACCGTCCGCGAGGCACTCCGCGCCCTCCGGGACGAAGGCCTGATCGAGAAGCAGCACGGCCGCGGCAACTTCGTGCGCCGGCCACGCACCCCGGCACTGCGCTCGAACCTCCGCCACCAGTGGGAGAAGGACCGGGCCCGCGAGCCGCTGGCGAAACGGGCCCAGACCGGCGCCACCGAGCACGACACCGGCCTGGCGGTCGGCGACCTGGTCTTCCACGCGTCGTACCGCACGATCGAGGCGCACCGGGACCTCGCCGAAGCCTTCGGCCTCCCCGAGGGCACCACCCTCCTCGAACGCACCTACCGCACCCGCTACGCGGCCGAGAACGCGCCCTTCAGCCTGGTGACCTCGTATCTGGTCCACGATCTGATCGCGCGGAACCCCGCTCTCCTGGACGAGTCGAACGAGCCGTGGCCCGGGGGCTCGCAGAGCCAGCTCTACAGCGTCGGCATCGAGCTCGACCGCGTCGAGGAGCGCGTCACCGCCCGCCCGCCGACGCCGGAGGAGGCCGCGGAGCTGGAACTCCCGCCCGGCACTTCGGTCCTCGCCCTCCGGAAGACCTCGATCGACGTCGACGACCGGGTCGTCGACGTCTCTGACGTCGTCCTGCCCGGCGACCGCACGGAATTGCTGTTCACCACTCCCCTGGAAAGGTGGTGA